The proteins below come from a single Halothiobacillus neapolitanus c2 genomic window:
- the dnaA gene encoding chromosomal replication initiator protein DnaA: protein MSTITSELWQQCIDRLSEDLPVQQINMWIRPLQAELKAENHLILWAPNRFVMDMVAQQYKSKILEQAQILLERPDLQLGLQVGSVPSEQPVDMPAAATLSSKSGAVSSGVAPRVEPMADLAEPDTGAKEFVSHINKKFNFDNFVEGKSNQLARAASQQVAQNPGVGYNPLFIYGGVGLGKTHLMQAVGNAILERSPDAKVVYLHSERYVQQMVSSIKNNTIEEFKDFYRSVNALLIDDIQFFAGKPRSQEEFFHTFNALIEQGQQIIMTCDRYPKEIEGLEERLKSRFGWGLTVAVEPPDLETRVAILQSKAEQSQISLSTDVAFFIAKRVRANIRELEGALRRVIATAQFTGRPITVESTKEALKDQIAAQAKLITLENIQRTVAKFYNLKLTDLTGARRNRSIARPRQVAMSLAKELTNHSLPEIGEAFGGRDHTTVIHACKKIEELREIESKLSDDYNLLRHTLNI, encoded by the coding sequence ATGTCGACCATCACATCAGAACTGTGGCAGCAATGCATTGATCGGTTGTCCGAAGATCTGCCCGTTCAGCAGATCAATATGTGGATCAGACCGTTGCAAGCAGAGTTGAAGGCGGAAAACCATCTGATCCTATGGGCGCCGAACCGTTTTGTCATGGACATGGTCGCGCAGCAATACAAGTCGAAAATCCTCGAGCAGGCGCAGATATTGCTCGAACGTCCGGATTTGCAGCTTGGCCTGCAAGTGGGCAGCGTGCCTTCCGAGCAGCCTGTTGATATGCCCGCCGCCGCCACGCTGTCATCGAAGTCCGGCGCAGTGTCCTCGGGTGTTGCGCCGCGTGTCGAGCCTATGGCGGATTTGGCTGAACCAGATACGGGTGCCAAGGAATTTGTCAGCCACATCAACAAAAAATTCAATTTCGATAATTTCGTCGAAGGCAAATCGAACCAGTTGGCGCGCGCGGCGTCGCAGCAAGTCGCGCAGAATCCGGGCGTGGGTTATAACCCGCTTTTTATTTACGGTGGCGTGGGCCTGGGGAAAACCCATTTGATGCAGGCCGTCGGCAACGCGATTCTCGAGCGTTCGCCGGATGCCAAGGTGGTCTATCTGCACAGTGAGCGTTACGTGCAGCAGATGGTCAGTTCGATCAAGAACAACACGATTGAGGAGTTCAAGGACTTCTACCGTTCCGTTAACGCGCTGCTGATTGACGATATTCAGTTTTTCGCCGGAAAGCCGCGCAGTCAGGAAGAATTCTTTCATACGTTCAATGCGCTGATCGAGCAGGGTCAGCAGATCATCATGACCTGCGATCGCTATCCCAAAGAAATCGAAGGCCTCGAAGAGCGCTTAAAATCCCGTTTTGGGTGGGGTTTGACCGTGGCGGTCGAGCCGCCCGATCTGGAAACGCGCGTAGCGATTTTGCAGAGCAAGGCGGAGCAATCGCAAATATCACTGAGTACCGATGTAGCCTTTTTTATCGCCAAGCGGGTTCGAGCGAACATTCGTGAACTTGAAGGCGCGTTGCGCCGCGTCATTGCGACCGCGCAATTTACAGGCCGTCCGATTACGGTGGAGTCCACCAAAGAAGCGCTGAAAGATCAGATCGCGGCGCAGGCCAAGTTGATTACCCTGGAAAATATCCAGCGCACGGTTGCCAAGTTTTACAATCTAAAATTGACCGACTTGACGGGTGCGCGCCGAAACCGTTCCATCGCCCGTCCACGGCAAGTGGCGATGAGTCTGGCCAAGGAACTCACGAACCATAGTCTGCCGGAAATTGGCGAGGCCTTTGGTGGTCGAGATCACACCACGGTGATCCATGCCTGCAAGAAAATCGAAGAATTGCGCGAGATCGAGTCGAAGCTCAGCGATGATTACAACTTGTTGAGACACACATTAAATATATAA